In Treponema vincentii, a single window of DNA contains:
- a CDS encoding AI-2E family transporter, giving the protein MQKSLKFQTVSFFIILAITVVLVARVFLPYASVLLWSAILYIMFGPLYHKLLKKLNSESRWFRMQQRIIAASFSVGIIILVAGVLFFFAIKLIGQGQMFVKKMMNFFVTHPQLFRMEKDAPLNELVMQISMGTIDLSVFDFKRELMNFFIQYADTIVRYATSIAKNIGNFVLSLLFMCFALYFLFIDGQYLASVFVTAIPIQVSEGQKLAAKIKDTITNLFMGYFLVSICQFAAAFIVYTIFQVEGALLLSFLTFFSSFLPFFGCALVWAPLGIEILLTAGLFKGILFLCVAGFFISSIDNFLRPMFLQNRVQIHPLLIFFSILGGIRFFKLNGIVLGPLFVILLFTLIDIARTSDSTDAEV; this is encoded by the coding sequence ATGCAGAAATCACTCAAGTTTCAAACCGTTTCTTTTTTTATCATTCTGGCGATTACCGTTGTGCTGGTAGCGCGGGTGTTTTTACCCTACGCGAGTGTACTGCTTTGGTCGGCTATCCTCTATATTATGTTCGGGCCGCTGTATCATAAACTGCTTAAAAAGCTGAATTCTGAGTCCCGATGGTTTAGAATGCAACAGAGAATTATCGCCGCCTCATTTTCAGTCGGTATTATTATACTGGTTGCCGGGGTTCTGTTCTTTTTTGCTATTAAACTGATCGGGCAGGGGCAGATGTTCGTAAAGAAAATGATGAACTTTTTCGTTACACATCCTCAGCTATTTAGAATGGAAAAAGACGCGCCGCTGAACGAATTGGTCATGCAAATTTCGATGGGAACAATCGATCTTTCGGTATTCGACTTTAAAAGAGAGCTGATGAATTTTTTTATTCAATATGCCGATACGATTGTTCGCTATGCAACGAGTATTGCAAAAAATATCGGTAATTTTGTGCTTTCACTCCTGTTCATGTGTTTTGCGCTTTATTTCCTGTTTATCGACGGGCAATACCTCGCTTCGGTGTTTGTAACGGCTATTCCGATTCAGGTGTCGGAAGGTCAAAAATTGGCGGCAAAGATAAAAGATACTATCACCAATCTTTTTATGGGGTACTTCCTCGTTTCAATATGTCAATTTGCAGCGGCGTTTATTGTGTACACTATTTTTCAGGTCGAAGGTGCACTGCTTTTATCCTTTTTAACTTTTTTCAGCTCATTTTTACCCTTCTTTGGATGCGCGTTGGTGTGGGCGCCGCTTGGGATAGAAATATTGTTAACGGCAGGTTTATTTAAAGGCATTCTCTTCCTCTGTGTCGCAGGTTTTTTTATCAGTTCAATCGATAATTTTTTACGACCGATGTTTTTGCAGAACCGTGTTCAGATACATCCGTTGCTGATTTTCTTTTCGATACTTGGCGGTATCCGTTTTTTTAAGCTGAACGGAATTGTGCTTGGTCCGCTGTTTGTTATCCTCTTGTTTACGCTGATCGATATTGCGCGGACTTCGGACAGTACGGATGCTGAAGTCTAG
- a CDS encoding 3-deoxy-7-phosphoheptulonate synthase, whose product MNSRPLLYHRRIERIHPLISPQQMLEKIPVSEKACQTVLTGRKEVEAILSGTDNRFLLIVSPCSIHDPVSAVDYAGRLMRLRAKYRDCFCIIMRVYFEKPRTGLGWRGLIVEPALDGVINITGGLETARKTLSAITELGLPVASELLDPIVPQYTSDFISWASIGARSAESQIHRELASGLSMPVGFKNPTDGDISTAINAIVSAREPHAFLGIMQNGSPAVMHTSGNEYAHLVLRGSVHGANCDRASIEESRRLLAEQGIRPVILIDCSHGNSQRQPEKQRDILLGSLRLRLETPQIEAVRGCMLESFIQAGAVSPEHCTEKSEYGKSITDPCMSWEMTESLLTEAADIWTGQLH is encoded by the coding sequence ATGAATAGCCGCCCGCTGTTATACCATCGGCGTATTGAGCGAATACACCCGTTGATTTCGCCGCAGCAGATGCTTGAAAAAATTCCCGTATCGGAAAAAGCGTGTCAAACAGTGTTGACCGGAAGGAAAGAAGTTGAAGCGATTTTGTCCGGTACTGACAATCGGTTTTTACTGATTGTCAGTCCGTGTTCTATCCACGACCCGGTTTCTGCGGTGGATTATGCCGGCCGATTAATGCGTTTACGGGCAAAATATCGTGATTGCTTTTGTATTATCATGCGGGTGTATTTTGAAAAACCTCGTACCGGTTTGGGCTGGCGCGGTTTAATCGTGGAACCTGCGCTTGATGGGGTTATTAATATTACCGGCGGGCTGGAAACGGCACGTAAAACACTGAGCGCTATAACCGAACTAGGGTTGCCGGTTGCTTCGGAGCTGCTCGACCCTATTGTGCCACAATATACTTCGGATTTTATCAGCTGGGCATCTATCGGTGCGCGCTCCGCCGAAAGTCAGATTCATCGAGAACTCGCTTCGGGTCTGTCGATGCCGGTCGGGTTTAAGAACCCTACCGATGGTGATATCAGTACGGCGATAAACGCGATCGTTTCCGCACGGGAACCGCATGCTTTCCTCGGCATTATGCAGAACGGCAGCCCCGCAGTGATGCATACAAGCGGCAATGAATACGCGCACCTCGTATTGAGGGGCAGCGTACACGGAGCAAACTGTGACAGGGCTTCAATAGAAGAAAGCCGCCGCCTTTTGGCGGAACAGGGCATACGGCCGGTGATCTTGATTGACTGTTCGCACGGTAATTCACAACGTCAGCCCGAAAAGCAGCGGGACATCCTACTCGGAAGCCTCCGGCTGAGACTGGAAACGCCGCAGATTGAAGCAGTCCGCGGCTGTATGCTCGAAAGCTTTATTCAGGCGGGGGCTGTTTCGCCGGAGCATTGCACTGAAAAGAGCGAGTACGGCAAATCAATTACCGACCCCTGCATGAGCTGGGAAATGACCGAATCGCTTCTCACCGAAGCCGCGGATATATGGACAGGGCAACTGCATTAG
- the rnhA gene encoding ribonuclease HI: MKKIKLYTDGACSQNPGPGGWAFVMILKDVQGDQSEQELLRGSGGEKLTTNNRMELLAVIQALTAYQENILPCYADCPLTLHTDSQYVQQGISSWIKKWKLNGWKTAAREPVKNQDLWQQLDALASQLSLEWMWVKGHAGNRYNELCDTLAVEAAKRAK, translated from the coding sequence ATGAAAAAAATTAAATTGTACACCGATGGAGCATGTTCTCAAAATCCCGGCCCGGGCGGCTGGGCATTTGTGATGATTCTCAAAGACGTTCAAGGCGATCAGTCAGAGCAGGAATTGCTGCGAGGATCCGGCGGGGAGAAATTGACTACGAACAATAGAATGGAATTACTCGCCGTTATTCAAGCACTGACTGCCTATCAAGAAAATATATTGCCGTGCTATGCCGACTGTCCGCTAACCCTGCATACGGATTCCCAGTATGTGCAGCAGGGGATCTCTTCGTGGATAAAAAAGTGGAAGCTGAACGGCTGGAAAACAGCTGCCAGAGAGCCGGTAAAGAATCAAGACCTTTGGCAGCAGCTTGATGCACTTGCCTCTCAGCTCAGTCTTGAATGGATGTGGGTAAAAGGGCATGCAGGAAATCGCTATAACGAACTCTGCGATACCCTCGCCGTAGAAGCAGCTAAAAGAGCAAAGTAA
- a CDS encoding Sir2 family NAD-dependent protein deacetylase — MKNEKVYRELADRIAAAQHCVAFTGAGVSTLSGIRDFRGKDGLYTLPETDKMFDIEVFRETPSVYYRLAKEFIYGLQEKEPSIVHQVLAGLEARGMLKALITQNIDLLHQKAGSKHVIEVHGSPSRHSCTHCSYSTTFEDVVDVARKGEVPLCPKCGHALKPDITFFGEALPFAAITEAQQECGRADLLLVLGSSLTVYPAAALPQLTLKAGGTVAIVNEQPTYFDDYAILRCTDLQECFEYLKHTLLE, encoded by the coding sequence ATGAAAAACGAAAAAGTATATCGAGAATTAGCGGATCGTATAGCAGCGGCGCAGCACTGTGTTGCCTTTACGGGCGCAGGAGTCAGTACCTTATCCGGCATTCGGGATTTTAGGGGGAAGGACGGACTGTATACGCTGCCTGAAACCGATAAGATGTTCGATATCGAAGTCTTTAGGGAAACGCCGTCGGTATACTATCGGCTTGCAAAGGAATTTATCTACGGGTTACAAGAAAAAGAACCGTCGATTGTGCATCAGGTACTTGCAGGTTTGGAAGCCCGCGGAATGTTAAAGGCACTCATTACGCAAAACATCGACTTATTGCACCAAAAAGCCGGAAGCAAGCACGTTATCGAAGTGCACGGTTCTCCTTCGCGGCATAGCTGTACGCATTGTTCTTATAGTACAACCTTTGAAGATGTCGTCGATGTTGCTCGCAAGGGAGAGGTTCCGCTCTGTCCGAAATGCGGTCATGCATTAAAGCCTGATATTACGTTTTTCGGTGAAGCGCTCCCGTTTGCTGCAATAACGGAGGCTCAACAAGAATGCGGCAGGGCGGATCTATTGCTGGTATTGGGCAGCAGTCTCACCGTGTATCCTGCCGCAGCGCTGCCGCAGCTGACCCTGAAAGCGGGCGGTACGGTGGCTATTGTCAACGAACAGCCGACATATTTTGACGATTACGCAATCCTCCGTTGTACCGACTTGCAGGAGTGTTTTGAATATCTTAAGCATACATTGCTTGAATAA
- a CDS encoding carbohydrate ABC transporter permease yields the protein MTMKRNMLQEASHGWQTSAYVLMLTFAVLTLFPLIWLFYSSFKLNAEIMIHPLALPKAPTVFNYTESWAKGGLGIALVNSFIYTITATVSTMLLAMAAAFGLTKFPFKSSKVFTSIFAFGLMISVHAVIIPLFQLEAKLGMVNTRLGVIIPYVAFNLPISIMIAISYVKGIPNALIESAEIDGAKYRYIFWMMIMPLSVPVIATMVILSFLQHWNEFLFVFVFTTKATLKSLPVAITQFAGRLNIDYGLQYASLIIGVLPMIVFYIVFHAQLIKGFGEGALKE from the coding sequence ATGACTATGAAACGAAATATGCTGCAGGAAGCCTCCCACGGTTGGCAAACGAGCGCCTACGTTTTAATGCTGACTTTTGCGGTACTTACGCTGTTCCCGCTTATTTGGCTTTTTTATTCGTCCTTTAAGCTGAATGCGGAAATTATGATTCACCCGTTGGCGCTGCCGAAAGCTCCGACCGTTTTTAACTATACCGAATCGTGGGCAAAGGGTGGATTAGGTATTGCACTGGTAAACAGCTTTATCTATACGATTACGGCGACCGTCTCTACCATGCTGCTTGCAATGGCTGCTGCTTTCGGTTTAACAAAATTCCCTTTCAAATCGTCAAAGGTCTTTACTTCGATTTTTGCCTTTGGTTTAATGATCAGCGTTCATGCAGTTATCATCCCGTTGTTCCAACTGGAAGCAAAACTCGGTATGGTGAATACACGCTTAGGGGTTATCATTCCGTATGTTGCTTTCAACCTTCCGATCTCCATTATGATTGCGATTTCGTATGTTAAGGGGATTCCCAATGCGCTCATTGAATCGGCGGAGATAGACGGCGCAAAGTACCGCTACATATTTTGGATGATGATTATGCCGCTGTCCGTTCCCGTCATCGCAACGATGGTTATTCTGTCTTTCTTACAGCACTGGAATGAATTTTTATTCGTGTTTGTCTTTACAACGAAGGCGACGTTGAAGAGCTTGCCGGTTGCGATTACCCAATTTGCAGGGCGGCTCAACATCGACTACGGTTTACAGTATGCCTCCCTCATTATCGGGGTACTTCCGATGATTGTATTCTATATTGTCTTCCACGCGCAGCTGATTAAGGGTTTTGGGGAAGGGGCTCTAAAAGAATAA